In the Emcibacter sp. SYSU 3D8 genome, one interval contains:
- a CDS encoding autotransporter outer membrane beta-barrel domain-containing protein gives MSKFNKKLQISVSLAALMCGGAAWSTPALALTITGSQDSVIINADVDGDLIVATGAVVSPDGMEVYADVSGDVLNNGLIETLVSITATESTSFNAAATGLNLSGTIEGDFVNNGIISAEAVAAVDIVVTDDGSYSNYVVASATGVDIDDVAGDVTNNGTISAVATADLLFGFGTAANPVQTAVVSDTVRAYATGLYISDFSGSVSNTSSLSLSATATAAAAYDIVADDAGAYVYLGTDDPMVVAASATGLYVSGSNYDLDNSGSISADASAGLAVGVDATASDDQAYVALDTNVDAYANGVEARNTLTDFTNSGAITATASALAVETLTADAQTSATIYAYNQVDADASAANIQNLQGDFTNSGTISATAMAGLDLIADAFSADSDAFVGQNGGSSDRIQAYANGLEIQTLDGTLSNGVDGVISASAVASASYDLNAVGTAAIANVGLQRVTADATALYTNNGIHDFVNSGTVSAEAAASFDATLAATATVGEANIQMDGDQVGAWAYDSWLDNVTSFDNSGTFTATATVTSTENLTANGVTGASIDIDNGVYASAWGPWIDNFEGDYTNSGTISAVASASLAVTAAATDVSSSANIDVDDDLWTGVWGASVRHANGRISNEADGTILADASHTASYDLTATGPVSTVDVNRIEQQAQAWGVEVDSSGEFDIVNAGGIAANASVSLMVDAAAFGTTGSASAYLNDIDQTATAYGMLLDGTVTGLDNSGTISATASATLVENVSASGETTASVTIDNDVAVLAMGVAFENQVEGDITNSGTISATASASVDVTASASAGDEAGNVSVSNQARVLAIGVSADFTTPEEGSLHTFTNSGTLMASASLSLTDNVDAVDASQAAASTLGTSATVTAIGGVLSGGIDTVVNSGTISATADAQNVARAFAIGLALPDASAGMLINNSGTISASVTGSADQSAAVALLLAPVIEVTTSEPGGNQIANQVPENDITVTNSGTISATNEAGGSAIAVDATFASVPLIVNQQGGEISGKTAIAMDQGNDDTLNWTGGAIHGLVDADALDVVNVFTGTGTPADGTVTADADFTLDGAGALNIGRDDTAVTFVMNGTVQNTGAANLNKNASLVMGTTGSIAVDTFTMDPDSTLTFIFNPTDAGIITTTGDANIDGTLGAVALPGLYGDNGSHIVIETVGDVVGTFDNVNILGDTLLLDFSAVVNEQDVTISWKRNAFNTVPGLTINSTSVATALEDGYDPTRVPSANGPELNSILSAMFTLTDPAKYDRVLNSWSGSEHAQVMRAAANLSEPYHMALSEHLNDIRHTGGADGQVVMLRPKGSSNSIAPLSAAGASGADESRFAFWGRAFGRWSSTRGDVEATGYDEETFGAVLGADFQVSQNVTVGLVTGYMDDKLDFDDGDLGKIKRWTIGGYLSATVDQFYVDGSLTYASDSYRVNRTIQYGDTTCLGFNCTTGASSKYDGDGLMSHVEAGYLFELGNGAALRPFAGLNYSGVDADPFSEAGGGDLGLDILDGTGKSFQSRLGARLSGVWGEGSTKWIPELRAEWRHEFKDDPSWIVANLNGLPNEPFTAIGSKVTKDLAVVGAGVTALMSNGVGVFFDYQGAFGSGYHSHAIQGGVRVKF, from the coding sequence TTGTCCAAGTTCAATAAGAAGTTGCAAATTTCTGTATCGCTCGCGGCGCTGATGTGCGGAGGCGCGGCTTGGTCCACGCCGGCGCTCGCGCTCACGATCACGGGCTCGCAGGATTCCGTCATCATCAACGCGGACGTCGACGGTGACCTGATCGTCGCCACCGGCGCGGTGGTCAGCCCCGACGGCATGGAGGTCTATGCCGATGTCAGCGGCGACGTGCTCAACAACGGGTTGATCGAGACGCTGGTGAGCATCACCGCGACCGAATCCACCAGCTTCAATGCCGCGGCCACCGGGCTCAATCTCAGCGGCACGATCGAGGGCGATTTCGTCAACAATGGCATCATCAGTGCCGAGGCCGTGGCCGCCGTGGACATCGTTGTCACGGACGACGGCAGCTATTCCAACTATGTCGTTGCTTCCGCCACGGGCGTGGATATTGACGATGTCGCCGGCGACGTGACCAATAACGGCACCATATCGGCGGTTGCCACCGCCGACCTGCTGTTCGGGTTCGGCACCGCCGCCAACCCGGTGCAGACCGCCGTCGTTTCCGACACTGTCCGGGCCTATGCAACCGGGCTCTATATCTCGGACTTCTCGGGTTCGGTCAGCAACACGTCCTCGCTGTCGCTCAGCGCGACGGCCACCGCCGCGGCGGCCTATGACATCGTTGCCGATGATGCCGGCGCCTATGTGTATCTGGGCACCGATGACCCGATGGTGGTTGCCGCGAGCGCGACGGGACTTTATGTCAGCGGCAGCAACTACGATCTCGACAATTCGGGCTCGATCTCCGCGGATGCGTCCGCTGGGCTCGCCGTCGGCGTCGACGCGACGGCATCGGACGATCAGGCCTATGTGGCACTGGACACGAATGTCGATGCCTATGCCAATGGCGTAGAAGCGAGAAACACGCTCACCGATTTTACCAATTCGGGCGCCATCACGGCGACCGCCTCTGCCCTGGCGGTCGAGACCCTGACGGCGGATGCGCAGACCTCGGCGACCATCTATGCGTATAACCAGGTCGACGCAGACGCCTCGGCGGCCAACATCCAGAACCTGCAGGGCGACTTCACCAATTCGGGCACGATCTCGGCCACGGCCATGGCCGGCCTTGATTTGATCGCCGACGCCTTCAGCGCCGATTCCGACGCCTTTGTTGGCCAGAACGGCGGTTCTTCTGACCGGATCCAAGCCTATGCCAACGGTCTCGAGATTCAGACCCTTGACGGCACCTTGAGCAATGGCGTGGACGGGGTGATTTCGGCATCGGCCGTTGCCTCCGCCAGCTATGACCTGAATGCCGTCGGGACGGCGGCAATTGCCAATGTGGGGCTGCAACGGGTCACTGCTGACGCGACCGCGCTGTATACCAACAATGGCATCCATGATTTTGTCAATTCCGGCACCGTCTCGGCGGAAGCTGCCGCTTCCTTCGACGCCACGTTGGCTGCGACCGCCACCGTTGGCGAGGCGAATATCCAGATGGATGGTGATCAGGTTGGCGCCTGGGCCTATGACAGTTGGCTGGACAACGTGACCAGCTTCGACAATTCGGGCACCTTCACGGCAACCGCTACGGTGACGTCGACGGAAAACCTGACCGCCAATGGCGTGACGGGCGCCAGCATCGACATCGACAATGGTGTGTATGCGTCGGCCTGGGGACCCTGGATCGACAATTTCGAGGGTGATTACACCAACAGCGGCACCATTTCGGCCGTTGCCTCGGCCAGCCTCGCCGTGACCGCGGCGGCGACGGATGTCTCGTCCAGCGCCAATATCGATGTCGATGACGATCTGTGGACCGGTGTGTGGGGCGCCAGCGTCCGCCATGCGAACGGCAGGATCTCCAACGAGGCCGACGGCACCATTCTGGCCGACGCCAGTCATACGGCCAGCTACGATCTGACCGCGACAGGCCCGGTGAGCACTGTCGACGTCAACAGAATCGAGCAGCAGGCACAGGCCTGGGGCGTGGAAGTGGACAGCAGCGGCGAGTTCGATATCGTCAATGCGGGCGGCATCGCGGCCAATGCCTCGGTGTCCCTGATGGTCGACGCCGCCGCGTTCGGCACCACGGGCTCGGCTTCGGCATATCTCAACGATATCGACCAGACGGCGACGGCCTATGGCATGCTGCTGGACGGCACTGTAACCGGGCTGGACAATTCCGGCACGATCTCGGCAACGGCGTCGGCGACCCTGGTGGAAAACGTCTCCGCCAGTGGCGAGACGACCGCATCGGTGACCATCGATAACGATGTCGCGGTTCTGGCAATGGGCGTGGCCTTCGAAAACCAAGTCGAAGGCGACATCACCAATTCCGGCACGATCTCGGCCACAGCATCGGCCTCGGTCGATGTGACCGCCAGCGCCAGCGCCGGCGACGAGGCGGGCAATGTGTCGGTCTCGAACCAGGCACGTGTCCTGGCAATCGGCGTGAGCGCGGACTTCACCACGCCGGAAGAAGGCTCACTGCATACCTTCACCAATTCCGGCACCCTGATGGCCAGCGCCTCGCTGAGCCTCACCGACAATGTTGATGCCGTCGACGCATCTCAGGCCGCGGCGTCGACCCTGGGGACGTCGGCAACAGTGACCGCGATCGGTGGCGTCCTGTCGGGCGGGATCGACACGGTCGTGAACAGCGGCACCATCTCGGCCACGGCGGACGCGCAGAATGTTGCGAGAGCCTTCGCCATCGGCCTGGCATTGCCGGACGCTTCGGCAGGCATGCTGATCAACAACAGCGGCACGATCAGCGCCTCGGTGACTGGCAGTGCCGATCAGTCGGCCGCCGTCGCCCTGTTGCTGGCGCCGGTGATCGAAGTGACCACCAGTGAGCCTGGCGGCAACCAGATCGCCAACCAGGTGCCCGAGAATGACATCACCGTGACCAATAGCGGGACGATTTCGGCCACCAACGAGGCCGGCGGTTCCGCCATCGCCGTTGACGCCACGTTCGCGTCGGTACCGCTGATCGTCAACCAGCAGGGCGGCGAGATTTCGGGCAAGACCGCGATCGCCATGGACCAGGGCAACGACGACACGCTGAACTGGACGGGCGGCGCGATCCACGGCCTGGTGGATGCGGATGCGCTGGACGTGGTGAACGTGTTCACCGGCACCGGCACGCCGGCTGACGGGACGGTCACCGCCGACGCCGACTTCACCCTCGACGGCGCCGGCGCCCTGAACATCGGCAGGGACGACACGGCTGTCACTTTCGTGATGAACGGCACCGTGCAGAATACCGGCGCAGCGAACCTGAACAAGAACGCGTCGCTGGTGATGGGCACGACCGGTTCGATTGCCGTCGATACGTTCACGATGGACCCGGACAGCACCCTGACCTTCATCTTCAACCCCACCGACGCCGGGATCATCACCACGACCGGTGATGCGAATATCGACGGCACGCTGGGCGCCGTGGCGCTGCCTGGCCTTTACGGCGATAACGGCAGCCACATCGTGATCGAAACCGTGGGCGATGTTGTCGGCACGTTCGACAATGTGAACATCCTGGGCGACACGCTGCTGCTGGATTTCTCGGCAGTGGTGAACGAGCAGGACGTGACCATCTCGTGGAAGCGGAACGCCTTCAACACGGTGCCGGGCCTGACCATCAACTCGACCTCGGTCGCGACGGCGCTGGAGGATGGCTACGATCCGACGCGCGTGCCCTCGGCCAATGGTCCCGAACTGAACAGCATCCTGTCGGCCATGTTCACCCTGACCGATCCGGCGAAGTATGACCGGGTGCTGAACTCGTGGTCGGGTTCCGAGCATGCCCAGGTAATGCGGGCCGCGGCGAACCTGTCCGAGCCCTATCACATGGCCCTGTCCGAGCACCTGAACGACATTCGTCACACGGGCGGCGCGGACGGCCAGGTCGTGATGCTGCGTCCCAAGGGATCGTCCAACTCCATCGCGCCGCTGTCGGCGGCCGGTGCGTCGGGCGCCGACGAATCCCGCTTCGCATTCTGGGGCCGTGCCTTCGGCCGCTGGTCGAGCACCCGCGGCGACGTGGAAGCGACCGGTTATGACGAAGAGACCTTTGGCGCCGTCCTGGGCGCCGATTTCCAGGTCTCGCAGAACGTGACGGTCGGCCTGGTTACCGGCTACATGGACGACAAGCTGGACTTCGACGATGGCGATCTGGGCAAGATCAAGCGCTGGACCATCGGCGGTTACCTGTCCGCCACGGTCGACCAGTTCTATGTCGACGGCTCGCTGACCTATGCCAGCGACAGCTATCGCGTGAACCGGACGATCCAGTACGGCGACACGACGTGCCTGGGCTTCAACTGCACCACCGGTGCCTCATCGAAGTATGACGGCGACGGCCTGATGAGTCATGTGGAAGCGGGCTATCTGTTCGAACTGGGCAACGGCGCCGCGCTGCGTCCGTTCGCCGGCCTGAACTATTCGGGCGTCGACGCGGATCCGTTCTCGGAAGCGGGCGGCGGCGATCTGGGCCTCGATATCCTCGATGGTACCGGCAAGTCGTTCCAGTCGCGCCTCGGTGCGCGTCTGTCGGGTGTCTGGGGCGAAGGTTCGACCAAGTGGATCCCCGAGTTGCGGGCCGAATGGCGTCATGAGTTCAAGGATGATCCGTCGTGGATCGTGGCGAACCTGAACGGTCTGCCGAACGAGCCGTTCACCGCCATCGGTTCCAAGGTGACCAAGGACCTCGCGGTTGTCGGCGCCGGTGTGACCGCGCTGATGAGCAACGGCGTGGGCGTGTTCTTCGACTACCAGGGCGCGTTTGGCTCTGGTTATCACAGCCATGCCATCCAGGGCGGCGTGCGCGTAAAGTTCTGA
- a CDS encoding GH1 family beta-glucosidase: MSERPAIEFPSDFLWGVSTSSYQIEGAAREDGRGPSIWDTRCLMKDRVANGDTGDVACDHYHRYAGDIGLMKELGVGAYRFSVAWPRVLPAGKGAVNEAGLAFYDRLVDGVLEAGIEPWLCLYHWDLPQALDDLGGWTARDSAGWFADYTALVARRLGDRVKRWATFNEFGVFTMFGYAIDWAAPGITDRTAHLQAIHHVNLAHGDAVAVLRATVKDASIGAVHNVQPVVPESDTAENRRAAALLDEHWNLAFPDPQLRGHYPPLTAEAIAPHVRAGDMARICQPIDWFGLNHYGPIFARADPKMTWGYAWGSAPPEMPSTDIGWSIHPDAFRDTLVTVSHRYGLPVFVTENGCGGNDAPGPDGTVDDTGRIAFLDTYIRSMREAMDLGADVRGYFVWSLLDNFEWGSGYGNRFGIVYVDFATQRRIPKTSARWFEAVARTGRVSGEVRRLSG; encoded by the coding sequence GTGAGCGAACGACCCGCCATCGAATTTCCATCGGACTTTCTGTGGGGCGTTTCCACCTCCAGCTACCAGATCGAGGGCGCGGCCCGCGAGGACGGACGGGGCCCCAGCATCTGGGATACGCGCTGTCTGATGAAGGACCGGGTGGCCAATGGCGACACCGGCGACGTGGCCTGCGACCATTACCACCGCTATGCCGGAGACATAGGCCTGATGAAGGAACTGGGGGTCGGGGCATACCGGTTTTCGGTGGCGTGGCCGCGTGTGCTGCCGGCCGGGAAGGGGGCGGTCAACGAGGCCGGGCTGGCGTTCTATGACCGGCTGGTAGACGGGGTGCTGGAGGCGGGCATCGAGCCGTGGCTGTGCCTTTATCACTGGGATTTGCCACAGGCGCTGGATGATCTGGGCGGCTGGACGGCCAGGGACAGCGCCGGCTGGTTCGCCGATTATACGGCGCTGGTGGCGCGCCGTCTGGGCGACCGGGTCAAGCGCTGGGCGACCTTCAACGAATTCGGCGTATTCACCATGTTCGGCTATGCCATCGACTGGGCCGCGCCGGGCATCACCGACCGCACGGCGCACCTGCAGGCGATCCATCACGTCAACCTTGCCCATGGCGACGCGGTCGCGGTGCTGCGGGCGACGGTCAAGGACGCTTCCATCGGCGCGGTACACAATGTCCAGCCGGTGGTGCCGGAAAGCGATACCGCCGAGAACCGGCGGGCGGCCGCGCTGCTGGACGAGCACTGGAACCTGGCGTTCCCCGACCCGCAATTGCGCGGGCATTATCCGCCGCTGACCGCCGAGGCGATCGCGCCGCATGTCCGGGCGGGGGACATGGCCCGCATCTGCCAGCCCATAGACTGGTTCGGTCTCAACCACTACGGGCCCATCTTCGCCAGGGCCGACCCGAAGATGACCTGGGGCTATGCCTGGGGCAGCGCGCCGCCGGAGATGCCGTCCACCGACATCGGCTGGAGCATTCACCCGGATGCGTTCCGCGACACGCTGGTAACCGTGAGCCATCGCTACGGGCTACCGGTCTTCGTGACGGAAAATGGCTGCGGCGGCAATGACGCGCCCGGTCCCGACGGGACCGTCGATGACACCGGCCGGATTGCGTTTCTGGATACCTATATCCGCTCCATGCGCGAGGCGATGGACCTGGGCGCCGATGTGCGGGGCTACTTCGTCTGGTCGCTGCTCGATAATTTCGAATGGGGCTCGGGCTACGGCAACCGCTTCGGCATCGTCTATGTGGACTTCGCCACCCAGCGCCGCATACCCAAAACCTCGGCCCGCTGGTTTGAGGCGGTGGCGCGGACCGGCCGGGTGTCCGGCGAGGTCAGGCGCCTTTCAGGCTGA
- a CDS encoding sulfotransferase — MEQKQPEQKRIKREDAVTMAINLASQGKLPAALSLSEQLITQFPHDANTIAMRAFVLHRAGQLAGAIEVLERAVARDANLPVFHSNLCEMYRQSRDLDSAASHGRKAVSLAPGYADAWNNLGIVHFERKELDDAEAAYKRAIEIKPAFAEAHNNLGNLYRVREQADASIRCYERAVELRPTYVEALTNAGKAYLAQRGFAAAEKLFRRATEIKPDHMEALTGIASASHGLGNSNYALTLLSRMTTMYPGKLEPLLMMAQLLQEEHKLNGALAAAEQALALDDGDHRALALMGRVKREMGLTEESLDWFNRALAAEPDSVDLNNQIGASHMELGNMDEARRYFENAIGIAPDALRVYTNLAGAKKFTKKDIHYKNFIAASASVDGLSDHEKIGVYYALGKVYDDVGESRKAMEAFMAGARLKRAELNYNKQASLYLFDRIREVFTREALDAKRAQIRGSDTAAPILVLGMPRSGSTLTEQIISSHSQVFGAGEVRTLNQSLNETVVKDFSESVRFPEVFQFLSQKHADGIVASYLRDVPNWSGHTPHFTDKMLTNFFYIGLINLIMPNAKIVHIRRNPIDNCISCFTRLFREDLPYSYDFDDLADYYGKYAQLMDHWRQVLPAGAFHEVNYEDLVADTEGKARELIEFIGLPWEEQCLSFYEAKRPVKTASVTQVREPIYTRSVDRWKKYGTVIQPLIDRLAAQET; from the coding sequence TTGGAACAGAAGCAGCCGGAACAGAAACGCATCAAGCGGGAAGACGCTGTGACGATGGCGATCAACCTGGCCAGCCAGGGGAAGCTGCCCGCCGCGCTTTCCCTGTCCGAGCAACTGATCACGCAGTTTCCCCATGACGCGAACACCATCGCCATGCGCGCCTTCGTGCTGCACCGGGCAGGACAACTGGCCGGGGCCATCGAGGTTCTTGAGCGGGCGGTGGCACGCGACGCGAACCTGCCGGTGTTCCACAGCAATCTGTGCGAGATGTACCGGCAATCCAGGGACCTGGACAGCGCGGCCAGTCACGGCCGAAAGGCTGTTTCGCTGGCGCCCGGCTATGCGGATGCGTGGAACAACCTTGGCATCGTTCACTTCGAGCGCAAGGAGCTTGATGACGCCGAGGCCGCTTACAAGCGGGCGATCGAGATCAAGCCGGCATTTGCCGAGGCGCACAACAACCTGGGCAATCTCTACCGGGTCAGGGAACAGGCGGATGCCAGCATCCGCTGCTACGAGCGGGCGGTCGAGCTGCGGCCGACCTATGTCGAGGCGCTGACCAATGCCGGCAAGGCCTATCTGGCGCAGCGAGGCTTCGCGGCTGCCGAGAAGCTGTTCAGGCGCGCCACCGAGATCAAGCCGGACCACATGGAGGCGCTGACCGGGATTGCCTCGGCGTCACACGGACTGGGCAATTCGAACTACGCGCTGACGCTGCTGTCGCGCATGACGACCATGTATCCGGGCAAGCTAGAGCCTCTGCTGATGATGGCCCAGCTGCTGCAGGAGGAGCACAAGCTGAATGGCGCGCTGGCGGCCGCCGAGCAGGCGCTGGCGCTCGACGACGGCGATCACCGGGCCCTCGCGCTCATGGGGCGGGTGAAGCGGGAGATGGGGCTGACCGAGGAATCGCTCGACTGGTTCAACAGGGCGCTGGCGGCGGAGCCGGATTCGGTCGACCTCAACAACCAGATCGGCGCCTCGCACATGGAACTGGGTAACATGGATGAGGCGCGGCGCTATTTCGAGAACGCCATCGGGATCGCGCCCGACGCGCTGCGGGTCTATACCAATCTGGCCGGCGCCAAGAAGTTCACGAAAAAAGATATTCATTACAAGAACTTCATTGCCGCGTCCGCGTCGGTCGACGGCCTTTCGGATCACGAAAAAATCGGCGTCTATTATGCGCTGGGGAAGGTCTATGACGACGTGGGCGAAAGCCGGAAGGCGATGGAAGCCTTCATGGCCGGCGCCAGGCTCAAGCGCGCCGAGTTGAACTACAACAAGCAGGCGAGCCTGTACCTGTTCGACCGCATCCGCGAGGTGTTTACCAGGGAGGCGCTGGACGCCAAACGCGCGCAGATCCGGGGGTCGGATACGGCGGCGCCGATCCTGGTGCTTGGCATGCCGCGGTCCGGCAGCACGCTGACCGAACAGATCATCTCGAGCCATTCACAGGTATTCGGCGCGGGCGAGGTGCGGACCCTGAACCAGAGCCTGAACGAAACTGTCGTCAAGGACTTCAGCGAGTCCGTGCGCTTTCCCGAGGTGTTCCAGTTCCTGTCGCAGAAACATGCCGATGGCATCGTCGCGAGCTATCTGCGCGACGTGCCCAACTGGTCCGGCCACACGCCGCATTTCACCGACAAGATGCTGACGAACTTCTTCTATATCGGGCTGATCAACCTGATCATGCCGAACGCGAAGATCGTTCATATCCGCCGCAATCCGATCGACAATTGCATCTCGTGCTTCACGCGGCTGTTCCGTGAGGACCTGCCCTATTCCTACGATTTCGACGATCTGGCGGACTATTACGGCAAATATGCCCAGTTGATGGATCACTGGCGTCAGGTGTTGCCCGCAGGCGCCTTCCACGAGGTCAATTATGAAGACCTGGTGGCCGACACGGAGGGCAAGGCGCGGGAGCTGATCGAGTTCATCGGCCTGCCGTGGGAAGAACAATGCCTGTCGTTCTATGAGGCAAAGCGTCCGGTGAAGACCGCCAGCGTCACCCAGGTGCGCGAGCCGATCTATACGCGTTCCGTGGACCGCTGGAAGAAATACGGCACGGTGATCCAGCCGCTCATCGACCGGCTGGCTGCGCAGGAGACGTGA
- the ybaK gene encoding Cys-tRNA(Pro) deacylase, which yields MSRTTRATLALQKAGVTFTVHTYDYQPDADRIGLQAAEALGEAPCRVLKTLMAEVDGKPVVVVLASDREVSMKKLAALFGGKSAQMMKPPEAERVTGYVVGGISPFGQKRVFPAAVDEAALGEALVFLNGGQRGLQVRLKPADAVAVLKARTAPISV from the coding sequence GTGTCGAGGACGACGCGGGCGACGCTGGCGCTGCAGAAGGCGGGCGTGACGTTCACGGTCCACACCTATGATTATCAGCCTGACGCCGACCGCATCGGGTTGCAGGCGGCCGAGGCGCTGGGCGAGGCGCCCTGCAGGGTACTGAAGACGCTGATGGCCGAGGTGGACGGCAAGCCGGTCGTGGTGGTGCTGGCATCGGACCGGGAAGTCAGCATGAAGAAGCTGGCGGCGCTGTTCGGCGGCAAAAGCGCCCAGATGATGAAGCCGCCGGAGGCCGAGCGGGTGACGGGCTATGTGGTCGGTGGCATCAGTCCGTTTGGGCAAAAGCGCGTGTTCCCGGCGGCCGTGGACGAGGCGGCGCTGGGCGAGGCGCTGGTGTTCCTCAATGGCGGCCAGCGCGGCCTGCAGGTGCGGCTGAAGCCGGCGGACGCGGTCGCCGTGCTGAAGGCAAGAACGGCGCCAATCTCGGTGTAG